The segment CTTCCATTTTCTCAATTCCGGCTTCGGTTAAGGTTGAGACACGAAGCTTTTCGTCAACGTTATAATCTTCATTTTCATTAAGTCGTTCTACTAATTGAGCAAAAGTGTAATATCGATCTGTTGATTCTTCGGCTGGGGCACTAATAATTAAAGGTGTTCTGGCTTCGTCAATTAAAATTGAGTCTACTTCATCAACAATGGCATAATTTAAATCACGTTGAACTCGTTCTTCAGCTTTTTGAACCATGTTGTCTCGTAAATAATCAAAGCCAAATTCATTATTTGTGCCATATAGAATATCACATTGATAAGCCTCATTACGTTTTACTGACCGAAAATGTTGAAGTCGTTCATCAAATTGCCTGTCATCAATATGTTCTGGGTCATATACCACTGCTTCATCATGAATAATAACTCCAGTTGAAAGACCAAGAGCTGCATACACAGGGGCCATCCAACCCGCACCGACACGGGATAAATAATCGTTGACTGTTACAAGATGAACTCCACGTCCTGTAAGCGCGTTTAAATATAAAGGTAGTGTTGCAACTAAAGTTTTTCCTTCTCCAGTTTTCATTTCAGCAATTTGGCCTTTATGTAAAATCATGCCTCCAATTAGCTGAACATCATAGTGTCTTTGTCCACTCACTCTTCTAGCTGCTTCACGAACAGCAGCAAAAGCTTCCGGCAATATTTCTTCAAGAATTTCATTCTGCTCTTCAAGACTTAATGATTGCTCGGGTAAATTTTGTTCGTTGAATGAAACCCCTAGTTTTTTCCGAAAGGTATTTGTTAGTTCTCGTAATGCTTCGTCACTTAAAGCAGAAAACTGCTCTTCAAGACTATTGATTTTTACAACAATCGGTTTATAAGCCTTAACTTCTTTTTCATTTGGATCACCAAATAATCTTCTAAAAATACTCATAAATATAGTTAAATTGACTTCTATCTAGATTAAATAGTTATACAATCTTAGCCTAAAATAGGAAATAAATCAATTATTCCCTTAAATATACAAATATTAGACAATTTATAGTAACAATTAATTAAGACGCCTTTTTGGTTGTAATTCTGCGTTTAGCTAACCTTTTGTCCTTATGCTTCTTAATTAAATCGCTAATGTGATCCTTTACTTTATCTATAGCCTTGTATAAGTCGTCTGCAGTGCAATCGGCCCACAAAACTTCTCCAGGAATTGTTAAATTAACTTCTGCTCGAAAAATCTCACCTTTATTATGATGTTTAGTTGTTAGTTCAATCTCAAAATCGCAATTAATTACTTTTGTTTTTCCTAAAAACTTCTCAACCATTTCCATCTTTTTCTCAATATACGATTGAATTGCTGGAGTTATTTCTAAGTTAGTAGCTCTAATTTGTGGCTTCATAGAATTAGAAATTAATTAAATAAATTTTTGATATCCTTAAAGGTCACTAAAATAATCAGACCTATTAATAACATAAAACCAATATTGTGAATCAAAGCTTCGGTTTCTTGTTTTGCCGGTCGTCCTTTTATTTTTTCTATAATTAAGAATAAAATTCGACCACCATCTAGAGCAGGAAAAGGTAAAATATTTATAACTGCCAAATTTAATGATAGCAAGGCGGCAAATTGTAATAAATACTGGAATCCCATCTCAGCAACTTGTCCGGTAAGAACAGCTATGCCAACCGGTCCTGCAATATCAGCGCTTACTCCCCCACCAGTTACTAATTTTGTTAGAAGGTCAACGAAGCCTGTGATAATTAACCAAAGATAAAATCCTGTGGTTTTTACTCCTTCATAAATAGCTAAATGCCAAGGAAAACGAACAAAAGCATTTTCTGAAATAGTAATACCTATACCTCCTCGGCTGGTTTCTTTTATGGTAACAGGAGTAATTTCTTTGGTAATAGTTTCTGTATCTCTAGCAAAGGTATAAGTTACAACTTGGCCAGTCTTTTCACCAACATAATTTTGAAGGAAATCTGTGCTACTAATTTCATTATTATCTACGGAAATAATTCTATCACCTGGTTGTACTCCGGCTTTTGCAGCTGGTGAGTCACCTGTAACTGAATTAACTGCAATATGTCTGTCCCTAACAATCGCACCGTCAAGTGGCACACCTTCAATTGGCTGAACTGCACCGATTAGTAGGTTAAATGAGATAATAATGGCTGCTAATATGACATTCATAACGACTCCGGCGGATAATATAATACTACGTTGCCAAATTGGCTTATTTGCAAAACTGCTACTATCAGATTTGCCTTCTCCGTCTTCACCTTTAATTTTTACAAAACCACCCAAAGGGATACTATTTATAGTGTATACCGTGTCTATGGCGTCAGTTACTTCAGTATTCCCAAAAACAGTCTTCCATTTACCAGAAGAGCTTTTATACCAGCCAACTATTCGTGGTGGGAAGCCAAGACCAAATTCATCAGCTTTGGCCCCAAATCTTCTGGCTGCCAAAAAATGTCCTAGCTCATGAACAAAGACTAGAACACTTAAAATTAGAATGAATGAAATAATAGTTACTAACATAGTTTACTTTAAAGGTATTAAGGAGGGAGAATTTATTAAATTGTCATTATATCCTTTTCTTTATGATCACGTTTGGTTTTTAAGTCTTCGTTATATGAATTTACGGCTTCATCAAGATCTTTTACAAATTTAAACTTATCATCTTCGCCAATTTCTTTGTCAGAAAAAGCTTTTTCTATCAACTGTTTAACTTCATCACGAATTTGTCTAATAACAATACGAGCCTCTTCCATTTTAGCATTTAATTTTTTTACTAATTCTTTTCGGTTTTCTTCAGTTAATTGAGGCACGGATAATCGAATTTTATCCCCTTCATTAACAACACCCACACCAAGATCAGCCGCCACTAAAGCTTTTTCAATATCCTTCAAAACCGTTTTATCCCAGGGAATAATTACCATGCTTCGTCCATCAGCTACGGAAATATTTCCTACGGCGTTTAAGGCCATTTTTGAGCCATAGGCCTCAACTTCTATACCCTCTAAAATGCC is part of the Candidatus Falkowbacteria bacterium genome and harbors:
- the rseP gene encoding RIP metalloprotease RseP codes for the protein MLVTIISFILILSVLVFVHELGHFLAARRFGAKADEFGLGFPPRIVGWYKSSSGKWKTVFGNTEVTDAIDTVYTINSIPLGGFVKIKGEDGEGKSDSSSFANKPIWQRSIILSAGVVMNVILAAIIISFNLLIGAVQPIEGVPLDGAIVRDRHIAVNSVTGDSPAAKAGVQPGDRIISVDNNEISSTDFLQNYVGEKTGQVVTYTFARDTETITKEITPVTIKETSRGGIGITISENAFVRFPWHLAIYEGVKTTGFYLWLIITGFVDLLTKLVTGGGVSADIAGPVGIAVLTGQVAEMGFQYLLQFAALLSLNLAVINILPFPALDGGRILFLIIEKIKGRPAKQETEALIHNIGFMLLIGLIILVTFKDIKNLFN
- the frr gene encoding ribosome recycling factor, whose product is MNIYLQEHSNAFKQAIDFFEKDISALRTGRANPGILEGIEVEAYGSKMALNAVGNISVADGRSMVIIPWDKTVLKDIEKALVAADLGVGVVNEGDKIRLSVPQLTEENRKELVKKLNAKMEEARIVIRQIRDEVKQLIEKAFSDKEIGEDDKFKFVKDLDEAVNSYNEDLKTKRDHKEKDIMTI
- the raiA gene encoding ribosome-associated translation inhibitor RaiA — encoded protein: MKPQIRATNLEITPAIQSYIEKKMEMVEKFLGKTKVINCDFEIELTTKHHNKGEIFRAEVNLTIPGEVLWADCTADDLYKAIDKVKDHISDLIKKHKDKRLAKRRITTKKAS